The segment ATATGGCAATTGAGTATGAGGATGCAAATCAGGCTATAGAAACTCTACATAATGAGCAAATTCGTCTAAGCAAGATTCACCTAAGTTCTGCGTTGAAATTGCGACCAAACCAGGAATCAATCGCACATTTACAAAATTTTCTAGATGAAGTTTATTTACACCAGGTAATAGCTAGAGACAATGAAGGTGGCCTTACTCGATATTTTGATTTAGATGAAGCGTTATTATTATCTCCAGAGGAATATAGTAATCATGAAGAATGGCGGATCCATTTTCACATTCCTTTGCATACACCAGATCACCCAATTCTAAAAAATACATCAGATCATTTACTAAAAGTGATATATCTTTTGAAAGAGAACGTCTCTCTGTGTTCGCACCTGGAATTTGAAACATATACATGGGAAGTATTACCTCAAGAGATGAAAAGTGCAGATGTTGTCGAACAACTGGTTGCTGAATATCAATGGTGTTTGGAGAAATTGAAACTATAAATTTTGTGTTTAGGTCTCGTGTCATCAAAAATGAAGTTGCTACACACATTGTTGATACTTGGACGTATATCCAATCTTCCCACAGTTTGGTCAAATATTCTCTGTGCTTGGTTTTTGTGTGAGCAAATTATTTCCAGAGATCTCTTTTTTATAGCTCTAATCATCAGTCTCGTTTACATCGGTGGTATGTATCTTAACGATTATCTTGATGCAGATTTTGATGAAATACATTGTTCTGAACGGCCTATCCCATCAGGTAAAATCAATAAGCTTATGGTGCTTGTACTTGGCTTGCTCTGGATGGTTGGCGCTATTCTGATCACTATGATTCTATTTGAACACACTAGTGTGACATGGCTGGCGCTATTGGTTGCAATGGTTTGTATTTATAACTGGATACATAAAAAAACTCCTTTGGCTATTTTGGCAATGGGTGGGTGTCGATTCCTTATTTATCCCATGACAGCAAGCATTTTTAGCGCTGAAGTTTCAGTGAAGATTTTTTGGGCAGGGTTGGGGATGTTTTTGTATATTGTTGGTCTCTCTGGAGTTGCAAGAAGTTCTAATGCACAACCTGTTTTAAAGATAGTCTCCGTTGGTTTCATTTTAGTTTCAATTACTTTGGTCTTTTTGACTGCTGATTTGCAAATCAGTGGGATGAGCATAATTTCTTTAGTGGCTCTACTATTGGGTGCTGGATATTTTCTTTTTGTGACTAGGCCTATTTCTGTGGGAACAATTGTAGAAGGGCTACTTGCAGGTATTATTTTGCTAGATTTTTTGAAAGTATCGTGGTCTGTAGGCATCGAGATAACTTTTGGGAGTATATTCATAGGGCTTTTTTTGCTTAGCTTATTGGCGCAAAGAAAGATTCCTGCCAATTAATAGGATAGTGTAAGATGATAGATGCCTTTTTTAGTGAGAAATTTACGGTTACTTATGAACATCGGTTGTATTTCACTAGAGACAGCTTTAATGCCAAGAATAGTCTTCTACAAGACTTGATTTGTGAAGCTGATCAAAAAAGTAAAGTGCTTATTGCAGTAGATGAAAAGGTCGCACGGGCAAGCTCTGAACTACTCCAGTCTATCCATTCATATATGGAGAGTAACGCTGATTTATTGGAGTTGAGAGATCTCATTCTTATGCCAGGCGGTGAGTTGCTGAAAAACGATGATAAATATCTAAAGCTGCTATATCATAAAATTGAAGATGCTAGATTATGCCGACATTCCTATGTAATTGCATTAGGAGGGGGGGCTTTGCTTGATCTCGTAGGTTATGCTGCAGCGACTGCTCATAGGGGGGTAAGACACCTCCGTATGCCTACCACCAGTTTAAGCCAGGGTGATGGAGGGGTAGGTGTCAAAAACGGCATCAATTTTAACCATAAGAAAAACTTTATTGGAAGCTTTGCTCCTCCCTACGCTATTATTAACGATCTTGATTTTCTCAAAACTTTACCACAAAAAGATGCTCGTGGAGGACTTTCGGAAGCTATAAAAGTTGCTCTCATCAAAGACATTAAATTTTTTGAATGGATCGAAGACAATCTTCATGAACTTAAGTCTTTTGAAGGTAAAGCGATAGCTTATCTCATACAAAGAAGCGCAGAGCTGCATATTCGACACATTACAGGTAATGGCGATCCTTTTGAAACAGGTTCTGCGAGGCCTTTGGACTTTGGGCATTGGTCAGCACATAAACTTGAGCAAATGTCAGACTTTGAAATGAGTCACGGCGATGCAGTAGCAATCGGCATTGCTCTAGACACGATCTACGGGCATCTTCTAGGAAATCTTAATGAGGGAAAGCTCAATAGGGTTTTGTCCTTGTTGTCTAAGCTTGGGTTCCCCTTGTTTTGTGAAGAATTGGGGCAAGGAGAATTGCTAGAGGGTTTATTGGAATTTCAAGAGCACATTGGAGGGGAGCTGACGATTACTCTACTGGATGATTTAGGAAAGTCTTATGAAACGCATCAAATGATCTCAGAAAAGATCGTAAGTTCTGTGGAGTTTTTGAAAAATTGGACCCAGAACACTCTATGCAAATGAAAAGAACAGCTATTCTTAATGTAGTAGGACTTTCCTCAGCACTCATTGGAAGTCACACTCCTCATATCAGGAATTTTTTAGAGAAGGGCTTCCACACCATCATTAAGCCAGCATTCCCAGCTGTCACATGCACTGCTCAAGCTGATTATCTTACAGGCGTTCGACCCAATGAGCATGGCATAGTTGCTAATGGTTGGTATGATCGTGACTATGCTGAGCATTTTTTCTGGAACCAGTCTAATCATTTAGTTACTCACAAAAAATTGTGGGAGGAGTTACGAGAGACTCATCCCGATTTCACCTGTGCCAAACTCTTTTGGTGGTTTAATATGTATTCTTCAGCTGACTACTCGATTACTCCACGTCCCATTTATTTGGCTGACGGAGGAAAAGTATTTGATATCTATACTTCTCCTGCGCCAATTCGTTTTGAGATACAAAAGGAACTAGGTGATTTCCCTTTTATGAATTTTTGGGGGCCATTCGCTGACATTAAATCTTCTAGATGGATTGCTCAAGCTTCACAATGGATAGAGGAGAAATATTCTCCTCATCTAAGTTTGATCTATCTACCCCATTTAGATTATAATCTTCAACGCTTAGGACCAAGTTATTCAGATATAAACAAAGATTTGGGTGAAATTGATCAGGTCATCGGGGAGCTTATCACCTTCTTTGAAAAAAATTCGGTGCAAGTAATTCTCTTATCAGAGTATGGCATCGTTTCAGTCAATAAGCCAATTCATTTGAATCGGCTATTTCGTGAGCAAGGATGGCTAGCACTGAAGAAGGATTTGGATCTTGAATATTTGGATAAAGGGGCTAGCCAAACTTTTGCCCTAACGGATCATCAGATTGCACATGTCTATATCAACAATTCTGAGATTAAGGATAAGGTTCGCGCATGCTTACTAGAGCATGAGGATATAGAGATAGTTCTTGATAGCCAAGAAATTGCGGATTGCGGGATGAATCATAAGCGGAGTGGAGATTTAATTGCTGTGGCAAAGAGCTATGCTTGGTTTACTTATTATTACTGGGAGAACGACCAATTTGCTCCAGATTTTGCTAGGGCCATTGATATCCATCGAAAAATTGGTTACGACCCTGCCGAGTTATTCATAAATCCCAGCATAGGGCTACCGAAACTTAAAGTTGCTTA is part of the Verrucomicrobiota bacterium genome and harbors:
- a CDS encoding UbiA family prenyltransferase — encoded protein: MSSKMKLLHTLLILGRISNLPTVWSNILCAWFLCEQIISRDLFFIALIISLVYIGGMYLNDYLDADFDEIHCSERPIPSGKINKLMVLVLGLLWMVGAILITMILFEHTSVTWLALLVAMVCIYNWIHKKTPLAILAMGGCRFLIYPMTASIFSAEVSVKIFWAGLGMFLYIVGLSGVARSSNAQPVLKIVSVGFILVSITLVFLTADLQISGMSIISLVALLLGAGYFLFVTRPISVGTIVEGLLAGIILLDFLKVSWSVGIEITFGSIFIGLFLLSLLAQRKIPAN
- a CDS encoding 3-dehydroquinate synthase, which gives rise to MIDAFFSEKFTVTYEHRLYFTRDSFNAKNSLLQDLICEADQKSKVLIAVDEKVARASSELLQSIHSYMESNADLLELRDLILMPGGELLKNDDKYLKLLYHKIEDARLCRHSYVIALGGGALLDLVGYAAATAHRGVRHLRMPTTSLSQGDGGVGVKNGINFNHKKNFIGSFAPPYAIINDLDFLKTLPQKDARGGLSEAIKVALIKDIKFFEWIEDNLHELKSFEGKAIAYLIQRSAELHIRHITGNGDPFETGSARPLDFGHWSAHKLEQMSDFEMSHGDAVAIGIALDTIYGHLLGNLNEGKLNRVLSLLSKLGFPLFCEELGQGELLEGLLEFQEHIGGELTITLLDDLGKSYETHQMISEKIVSSVEFLKNWTQNTLCK
- a CDS encoding nucleotide pyrophosphatase/phosphodiesterase family protein, encoding MKRTAILNVVGLSSALIGSHTPHIRNFLEKGFHTIIKPAFPAVTCTAQADYLTGVRPNEHGIVANGWYDRDYAEHFFWNQSNHLVTHKKLWEELRETHPDFTCAKLFWWFNMYSSADYSITPRPIYLADGGKVFDIYTSPAPIRFEIQKELGDFPFMNFWGPFADIKSSRWIAQASQWIEEKYSPHLSLIYLPHLDYNLQRLGPSYSDINKDLGEIDQVIGELITFFEKNSVQVILLSEYGIVSVNKPIHLNRLFREQGWLALKKDLDLEYLDKGASQTFALTDHQIAHVYINNSEIKDKVRACLLEHEDIEIVLDSQEIADCGMNHKRSGDLIAVAKSYAWFTYYYWENDQFAPDFARAIDIHRKIGYDPAELFINPSIGLPKLKVAYFLLRRTLGMRGLLNIVPLDASLVKGSHGAIPQQKSDFPLFISQNEFSQVGKDYLVSTEVYAIVKELIES